TAAGGCTTCTTTTCAGCAGTCTGGCTATGTCGATTGGCACTTCAATCCACGCTTAAGTGATTCGCAAAACGAAGATCATGACGGAGAGGTTGTTGTTCAAACAGCGCCTCCCGAACTCAAGCGGCCCCCATTATATGCAGTTGTATTATTGAACGACGATTACACGCCAATGGACTTTGTAATTGAAATTTTACAACAATACTTTGCAATGAATCTTGACCAAGCAACTCAAGTAATGCTAACAGTACACTATGAAGGTAAAGGTACTGCCGGAGTATATCCAAGAGACATCGCGGAAACCAAGGCAAACCTTGTTAATAATTACGCTCGGTCGCAAGGTCATCCATTACTTTGCCAGATTGAGCCTAAAGCATAAGGGGGTCACATGCTCAGTCGTCAATTAGAAGTATCATTACGTTTGGCTGTTAGCATGGCTCGTCAAAAGAGACATGAGTTTCTTACAGTTGAACACTTACTATTAGCCTTACTCGATAACGATTCGGCCGTGAATGCATTAAAGGCATGCGGGGCTGATATTGTTTCTTTACGTAAAGAATTAGAAGAATATGTAGAACAGCATACTCCTAAGCTTGGCGAAAATAGCGAGCAAGCTCCACATCCAACAGAAAGTTTCGACCGTATTTTGCAACGTGCGATTTTCCACGTGCAATCAAGTGGTGGTGATCGTACTGTTGAAGGTGCGGATGTTTTGGTCGCAATGTACTCAGAGCGTGATTCTTTCGCTGTTTACTTACTTAAACGTCATCAAATCAACCGATTGACTTTGACTCAATATTTGTCTCATGGGACACGTAAGGAAGAAGTTCAGGTTGAAGAAGAAGTTGAAGACATTGAAGGTGAAAGCAGCTCAGGCAATGCTGGGCCATTAGAACTTTATACGCTCAATTTAAATGTTGAAGCGCAAAAAGGAAAAACTGACCCACTTATTGGTCGTGAGAAAGAAATTGAGCGTACAGCACAAATTCTTTGCCGCCGTCGTAAAAACAACCCATTACTAGTGGGTGACCCAGGTGTAGGTAAAACTTCAATTGCAGAAGGCCTTGCATGGCTTATTGTGAATGGTAAAGCACCAAAACCACTGAGCAATGCAGAAATTTACAGTCTAGACATCGGCGCATTGGTAGCTGGAACTAAATATCGTGGTGACTTTGAAAAGCGTTTAAAACAGTTGTTAAATGCTTTGAAGAAAAATCCAAATGCGATTTTATTCATTGATGAAATTCACATGATCATTGGTGCAGGTTCAAGTATGGGCAGCACAATGGATGCATCGAATCTCATTAAACCAGCTTTGGCAAATGGTACTTTACGTTGCATTGGTTCAACGACTTTCCAAGAATATCGTCAGGTATTTGAAAAAGATCATGCGTTATCTCGTCGTTTCCAAAAAATTGACGTTAATGAACCGAGTATTTCTGAAACGATTGATATTTTACGTGGCTTGAAAACTAAGTTTGAAGATTTCCACCACGTACAATATGACGATAAAGCTTTGGTTTCTGCGGTTGAACTTTCTGCAAAATTTATTAATGACCGTTTCTTGCCAGATAAAGCAATTGACGTGATTGATGAAGCAGGTGCACAGCGCCGTTTAAAAGCAGAGAGTGAAGATAGTTTAATTACTGTAGAAAACATTGAGGACATCGTTTCTAAAATTGCGCGTATTCCGCCTAAGACTGTGTCTAAGGATGATAAATCAGTGCTTGAAAATCTCGAGCGTGATCTAAAACGTGTTGTATTTGGTCAAGATGAAGCAATCACTGCATTGGCTTCGGCGATCAAGTTGTCACGTGCTGGTTTGAAATCACCAGATAAGCCTGTTGGTAGCTTTGTATTTGCTGGCCCAACCGGTGTGGGTAAAACCGAAGTTACTAAGCAATTAGCCAAATTGTTAGGTGTCGAGCTGGTTCGTTTCGATATGTCTGAGTATATGGAACGTCATGCAGTTTCTCGCTTAATTGGTGCTCCTCCAGGTTATGTTGGTTATGACCAAGGTGGTTTACTCACAGACGCGATCCATAAAAATCCACATTGTGTTTTATTGCTGGATGAAATTGAGAAAGCACATCCTGATGTGTTTAACCTTTTATTGCAAATCATGGATCACGGTGCGTTAACGGACAATAATGGTCGTAAGTCAGACTTCAGAAATGTCATTATTGTATTAACTACGAACATTGGTGCAGAAAGTATTTCTCGTGCAAGCATTGGATTTACAGAGCAAGACCATAGCTCAGATAACCAAGAAGCCATGAAACGTGCATTCTCTCCAGAGTTCCGCAACCGCCTAGATAGCGTTATTCAGTTCAAGGCATTACCAACTACAGTAATTGAATCTGTTGTTGATAAATTCTTAACAGAGTTGCAAGCTCAACTAGATGATAAACAAGTAGTACTTGATGTTGATCAAAGTGCACGTGATTGGTTAGCAACGAATGGTTATGACCGTTTAATGGGCGCACGTCCAATGCAACGTCTCATTCAAGAACACTTGAAGAAACCATTGGCTGAAATGATTCTGTTTGGTGAACTTGCAGATCATGGTGGTAATGTAGCGGTATCAGTGAAACAAGAAGATGGTAAAGCGGTTGGTTTAAAACTTGAAGTTTTTGAAGATCACCATACGGCAGAACCAGCTTAATCTATGTTAGTTGATAGTCTTTCTATAACCCGAATACTCAGCGTGTTCGGGTTATTTATTATTACTGCAATCGCTGAAATTTTGGGCTGCTACTTTCCTTATCTTATTTTAAAAGAAGGGAAGTCGGCATGGCTATGGTTACCTACAGTGCTGAGTTTAGCGGTGTTTGTGTGGTTGCTCACCTTACATCCTGCGGCTTCTGGGCGAATTTATGCCGCCTATGGTGGTATTTATATTTTTACTGCACTTATGTGGTTGCGTTTTGTCGACCAGGTTGCTTTAACTCGCTGGGATCTTTTAGGTGGTTTAATTGTACTTTGTGGAGCTAGTTTGATTATTTTGCAGCCTCAGGGGCTAATTCGTTAACCATAAAAATGGATAGTGAAATTTTAACTGTAAAATAAGATATTTTTCGCAAAAAATACTTGTCAAACTCATCAACAATGCGTATTTTAGAGTTAAGGAACATTTTTTAATATTTGAGATAAAGATGTTAAATCAATCTGTGAATTCTAACGCTTACTTTTATTTCTGGCAATTTAGTTAGTTGCCTGAGCGTATTCGGGCACGAAAGTTGCCCATCACAGTTAATACCTGATCGGCAACCCCGATCAGGTTTTTTTATGCTTTATCTTTTTCAAATCGAGGAAATCAAAATGAACAACATGACTTATTCATACTTTAGCAACTTTTATTGGTTTTACTTTTGCCTACCTTTGCCAACGAATAGATCCAAAACGCTCAAATAAATGATCGGACTGATTCGGTTTCAGTCCAAAGGAAAAGACCAATGAATGCTTTAAATACTTTACTAACTCAAAGTAATACAAAAGAAACACCAGTTAGTTTGCCTGTCCAGTTAAAAGCTAAATATCCGCTTGTGCAGACCTTCGCACGTCAAATTGCAGAACATCGCCAAATTATTCAAAATATTCTTGCTGGTAAAGATCAGCGTTTAATGGTTATTACAGGACCATGTTCAATTCATGACCCAGTTGCGGTTCTTGAATACGCAGAAAAATTGCAAAAATTACAAGAAAAAGTAAAAGATCAAATATTCATTGTTATGCGTACTTATATTGAAAAACCTCGTACAACCGTGGGTTGGAAGGGTTTTATGTATGACCCAAATCTAGATGGTTCATCTAATTTACAGCTAGGTTTAGAAAAATCACGTGAGCTTTATTTACAAATTATTGAAAAAGGCTTGCCGATTGCCAGTGAAATTTTAAGTCCAATGGCAACTGGTTATTTTGATGATTTATTGGCTTGGGGTGCAATTGGTGCCCGTACTAGCGAATCTCAAATTCACCGCGAAATCTCAAGTCATATGCCATACAGTATTGGTTTCAAGAATGGTACAGATGGTTCAATTCAAATTGCACTAGATGCTATTCAGTCAGCACAAAATGAACATCAATTTTTAGGTATGAATCAGCAAGGTTTGCCTTCAGTTATTCAAAGTGCTGGGAATCCATTACCACATTTGATTTTACGTGGGGCAAATCATGGTCCTAACTATGATTTAGCTTCAATTCAGGCAATACGGGAAAAATACAAACAAAATCTTCCTGCATTAGTCATTGATTGTAGTCATGGCAATAGTGGTAAAGACCCTTTACGTCAGCCAGAGGTTTTACAGCAAATCGTTGCTGAGCGTTTAAAAACTCAGGTGAAGGGTGTGATGATTGAAAGCCATTTGGTTGATGGAAACCAAAAGATTTCATGTGAAATGACTTATGGTCAGTCAGTAACTGATGGTTGTTTGGGCTGGGATAAAACTGAACAACTTTTGCTAAATGTTGCTGAACAATTAAAAGAAAATGAGTTAGCTCATTCTGCTTAATGAATTGTAGATTTAAAAAAGGATCTGTTTTAGCAGATCCTTTTTTTATTTTAAGAAGCTTGTTTAAGTTCAGACAAGAACGTCGTGATTTCATGACCGAATTTTTTAGGTTCGGTTAATAATGGTGTATGGCCTGAATGTTCAAAATAAATTGCTTTTGAATGTTCAACGCTATGTGCAATAAGTGTTTGACCAGTTTCCGGATAAAGTGTCGAATTACGGCCAATAAAGAAAGTAGTCGGGCACTGTAATTGTTGAAGAGCATCACGATAATCTTCATTGTGAAAAAGATAATTTTCGACATACCAAAATAAGTAGTCTAAACGTTGAATTGGTAAGAGATATTTCTGTAAAAAAGGTTGTTTTAAAGCTGTTTTAAAAACAAAAGGGCTAAATGGATTGCTGCTTTGTAATTCAATAAAATCTACCCATAAACGCACGAGCTCCTGACGATCGGGAAGCGATAGTTCATAAAGATATTTAGCATTTTTGTGTTTTGATAATAATTGATAAATATCATTGAGCAGTTGTTTGAATTGATCATGTAAAGGGCCGAATAAGCCATATTGCCATGTCGAATCTACTGATATTTTAGGTGTCTGATCTATGTGTAAATATGCTTTTAACTGCTGAGCCAGATGAGCATGCTTCATACCATGCATTGCAGTGGTAGCACCCATTGAATAGCCCATTAAAATAAAGTTATCAAGCTTTAGTTGCTCAATTAAATGCGCAACATCTAGCCAGTGGCTTGATATTGCATCTTGCTCGGGAATTGCACAGTTTTTTGATCCGCCAAATCCACGCCAGTCAGGGATAATAAACTCATATTCTTTACGATTTGCATAGATAAAGGGTAGCCATTGCCAACTCTGCATGCCTAAGCCAGATAATACTAATACCGGTTCACCACGACCAACACGGCGTACAAATAAATTTTCCTGATCGGGCATGGTGTAATAAGGCATGGTTATTCTCCAGATACGTTATCTTGAGTAAAAATTTTTAATTGAGGGATGACCTGCTCTAACCATTTGATCCACTCAGTTTCCATGGTAATACCGAGTTCTAATATCATTTTATGGATATATAACACTCGGTTATCTAAACCATTGCTGTCTTTAAAATCTTTATCATAGATACTTTGGTAAAGCTTGAGCTTTTCTTGGTGTAAACCAAGATGTCGTAACAGTTCGGGTAATATTTGATTATTGCCCAATTGTGCCTCAGCACGCAATCTTACCATTAAGTCATCTCTAAGCTGCGCGGGTTCACTTTGCTGTGTCATCCATGAAGCAAGCTCTATACGCCCAAGTTGTTCGACCTGATAAGTTTTCTTTCGGCCACTATCCATCTCATTTTCTAAAGTGGAAACCCAGCCTTTTTTAAGCATGTTATTGAGTTCACGATAAATTTGCTGGTGTGTGGCGTTCCAGAAAAAGCCCATCGAACGGTCAAAGCGGCGAGCGAGTTCAAAGCCTGTACTTGGTCGTTCTAATAAACTGGTCAGTAAAACATGAGGAAGTGACATGGCAATCCATTTGTAAGCAAAAGTAAAGTGTGACTCATTAGATTATGCAACATGTTGCATAAAAGTCAAAATTTGATTATAAATTTGTGCAACAAGTTGCATTAAGCAAGCAGATCAGCAAGCCAAGGAGTTGTTATGTCGTTATATCCACATTTATTAAAACCATTAGATTTAGGTTTTACGACATTAAAAAATCGCGTATTGATGGGGTCTATGCACGTTGGGTTAGAAGAAGCACCAGGTGGCTATGAGCGAATGGCAGCTTTTTATGCGGAACGTGCTAAAGGTGATGTGGGTTTAATTGTAACTGGTGGTGTTTCTCCGAATGATGATGGTGTTGTATTTAGCCATGGTACGAAGTTGGATACAGTTGAAGAAGCTGAAAAACATAAAGTGATTACCCAAGCTGTTCATGAAGCCGGGGGTAAAATTGCGATGCAGATTTTACATACTGGGCGTTATTCTTATCAGGCAAATAACGTTGCTCCTTCAGCAATTCAAGCACCAATTAACCCCATTAAGCCAAAAGCTTTAAGTTCTGCCGAAGTGCAGCAGACCATTGATGACTTTGCAAACTGCGCCAAACTTGCTCAGTATGCAGGTTATGATGGCGTCGAAATTATGGGGTCTGAAGGTTATTTAATTAATGAGTTCATTGCCGCACGTACGAATCATCGTGATGATGAATGGGGTGGTAGTTATGAAAACCGTATTCGTTTTCCGATCGAAATTGTAAAACGTACACGGGCATTAGTAGGTGAAAACTTTATCATTATTTATCGTCTATCGATGCTTGATTTAGTTGAAGGTGGTTCAAGTATTGAAGAAGTGATTCAGCTTGCAAAAGAAATTGAAAAAGCAGGTGCAACTATTATTAATACAGGGATTGGCTGGCATGAAGCTCGTATCCCAACAATTGCGACCAAAGTTCCTCGTGCTGCGTTTACGTGGGTTACTGAAAAACTTAAAGGTGAAGTGTCAGTTCCACTAATTACTTCAAATCGTATTAATACACCTGAAATGGCGGAACATGTGTTGGCATCTGGTCATGCTGATATGGTGTCTATGGCCCGCCCAATGCTAGCGGATGCTGAATTTGTCTTAAAGGCAAGTGAAGGCCGTAGTGATGAAATTAATACATGTATTGGCTGTAACCAAGCTTGTTTAGATCACATTTTCTCAATGAAAATTGCAACATGTCTAGTGAACCCTCGCGCATGTTACGAAACTGAACTTATTTTTAAAGAAGCGCAAAATCAGAAAAAGATTGCTGTTATTGGAGCAGGTCCAGCAGGTTTAAGTTTTGCTGTGTATGCAGCAGATCGTGGTCATCAAGTTAAAATTTTTGAAGCTAGCACGCAAATTGGTGGTCAATTTAATATCGCTAAAACTGTACCGGGTAAAGAAGAATTCTACGAAACATTGCGCTATTTCAATCGTCAAATTGAATTACGTCCGAACATTGAGCTTGTATTAAATCATAAAGCAACTTATGAAGAGTTGAGTCGTTCAGACTTTGATGAAATTGTAGTTGCTACAGGTGTAACGCCTCGTCAATTGCAGTTTGAAGGGATTGATCATCCAAAAGTATTGAGCTATTTACAGGTTCTTAAAGAGCGTGTGCCAGTCGGTCAACGTGTTGCCATCATTGGTGCGGGAGGTATTGGTTTTGATACAGCTGAATACCTGACTCATGAAGGCGAAAGCGGCAGTTTAAATCCAGAAAAGTTTTATGAAGAGTGGGGTATTGATACTCACTATGAGCATGTCGGTGGATTAAAACAGCCTAAAGTAGAGGCTTCTGAACGAGAAATCTATTTATTACAACGCAAAGCTTCTTCGGTCGGTGCTGGTTTAGGTAAGACCACCGGTTGGATTCATCGTACAGGGCTGAAGAATAGAAACGTGAAAATGTTGGCTGGTGCGCAATATGACAAAGTCGATGATCAAGGTCTTCATATTACCGTTGATGGAAAACCAACAGTACTTGAAGTAGATAATGTGGTGATTTGTGCAGGACAAGAGTCCTTTACAGCAATGTATGACCAATTAAAAGCAGATGGTAAAAATGTTCATTTGATTGGTGGTGCTAAAGAAGCAGGTGAGTTGGATGCTAAGCGCGCTATTCGTCAGGGTGCTGAATTAGCTGCGGTTCTTTAATAAGTAGAGTGAGCATTGTCTTAAGTAAGAGAATGCTCATTACTAAAACCAATTTGAAGGAAATGAAAAATGACACTTGAAACAACTAAACAGTCACTAGAAAAATGGCACCACATGATTCAGTCAAATGACTTATCTAACTTAAATGATTTGTTGGCTGATGACGTCGTTTTTCGATCGCCAGTTGCTTATAAACCCTATGAAGGAAAACAAGTTGTTTTCTTTATTCTTACGAATGTGATTCAGGTATTTCAGAATTTTACCTATCACAGAG
This window of the Acinetobacter sp. XH1741 genome carries:
- the clpS gene encoding ATP-dependent Clp protease adapter ClpS; this encodes MRTNKRQTNLKDIKASFQQSGYVDWHFNPRLSDSQNEDHDGEVVVQTAPPELKRPPLYAVVLLNDDYTPMDFVIEILQQYFAMNLDQATQVMLTVHYEGKGTAGVYPRDIAETKANLVNNYARSQGHPLLCQIEPKA
- the clpA gene encoding ATP-dependent Clp protease ATP-binding subunit ClpA, whose amino-acid sequence is MLSRQLEVSLRLAVSMARQKRHEFLTVEHLLLALLDNDSAVNALKACGADIVSLRKELEEYVEQHTPKLGENSEQAPHPTESFDRILQRAIFHVQSSGGDRTVEGADVLVAMYSERDSFAVYLLKRHQINRLTLTQYLSHGTRKEEVQVEEEVEDIEGESSSGNAGPLELYTLNLNVEAQKGKTDPLIGREKEIERTAQILCRRRKNNPLLVGDPGVGKTSIAEGLAWLIVNGKAPKPLSNAEIYSLDIGALVAGTKYRGDFEKRLKQLLNALKKNPNAILFIDEIHMIIGAGSSMGSTMDASNLIKPALANGTLRCIGSTTFQEYRQVFEKDHALSRRFQKIDVNEPSISETIDILRGLKTKFEDFHHVQYDDKALVSAVELSAKFINDRFLPDKAIDVIDEAGAQRRLKAESEDSLITVENIEDIVSKIARIPPKTVSKDDKSVLENLERDLKRVVFGQDEAITALASAIKLSRAGLKSPDKPVGSFVFAGPTGVGKTEVTKQLAKLLGVELVRFDMSEYMERHAVSRLIGAPPGYVGYDQGGLLTDAIHKNPHCVLLLDEIEKAHPDVFNLLLQIMDHGALTDNNGRKSDFRNVIIVLTTNIGAESISRASIGFTEQDHSSDNQEAMKRAFSPEFRNRLDSVIQFKALPTTVIESVVDKFLTELQAQLDDKQVVLDVDQSARDWLATNGYDRLMGARPMQRLIQEHLKKPLAEMILFGELADHGGNVAVSVKQEDGKAVGLKLEVFEDHHTAEPA
- a CDS encoding YnfA family protein produces the protein MLVDSLSITRILSVFGLFIITAIAEILGCYFPYLILKEGKSAWLWLPTVLSLAVFVWLLTLHPAASGRIYAAYGGIYIFTALMWLRFVDQVALTRWDLLGGLIVLCGASLIILQPQGLIR
- a CDS encoding 3-deoxy-7-phosphoheptulonate synthase, whose translation is MNALNTLLTQSNTKETPVSLPVQLKAKYPLVQTFARQIAEHRQIIQNILAGKDQRLMVITGPCSIHDPVAVLEYAEKLQKLQEKVKDQIFIVMRTYIEKPRTTVGWKGFMYDPNLDGSSNLQLGLEKSRELYLQIIEKGLPIASEILSPMATGYFDDLLAWGAIGARTSESQIHREISSHMPYSIGFKNGTDGSIQIALDAIQSAQNEHQFLGMNQQGLPSVIQSAGNPLPHLILRGANHGPNYDLASIQAIREKYKQNLPALVIDCSHGNSGKDPLRQPEVLQQIVAERLKTQVKGVMIESHLVDGNQKISCEMTYGQSVTDGCLGWDKTEQLLLNVAEQLKENELAHSA
- a CDS encoding alpha/beta hydrolase produces the protein MPYYTMPDQENLFVRRVGRGEPVLVLSGLGMQSWQWLPFIYANRKEYEFIIPDWRGFGGSKNCAIPEQDAISSHWLDVAHLIEQLKLDNFILMGYSMGATTAMHGMKHAHLAQQLKAYLHIDQTPKISVDSTWQYGLFGPLHDQFKQLLNDIYQLLSKHKNAKYLYELSLPDRQELVRLWVDFIELQSSNPFSPFVFKTALKQPFLQKYLLPIQRLDYLFWYVENYLFHNEDYRDALQQLQCPTTFFIGRNSTLYPETGQTLIAHSVEHSKAIYFEHSGHTPLLTEPKKFGHEITTFLSELKQAS
- a CDS encoding PadR family transcriptional regulator; this encodes MSLPHVLLTSLLERPSTGFELARRFDRSMGFFWNATHQQIYRELNNMLKKGWVSTLENEMDSGRKKTYQVEQLGRIELASWMTQQSEPAQLRDDLMVRLRAEAQLGNNQILPELLRHLGLHQEKLKLYQSIYDKDFKDSNGLDNRVLYIHKMILELGITMETEWIKWLEQVIPQLKIFTQDNVSGE
- a CDS encoding NADPH-dependent 2,4-dienoyl-CoA reductase, which encodes MSLYPHLLKPLDLGFTTLKNRVLMGSMHVGLEEAPGGYERMAAFYAERAKGDVGLIVTGGVSPNDDGVVFSHGTKLDTVEEAEKHKVITQAVHEAGGKIAMQILHTGRYSYQANNVAPSAIQAPINPIKPKALSSAEVQQTIDDFANCAKLAQYAGYDGVEIMGSEGYLINEFIAARTNHRDDEWGGSYENRIRFPIEIVKRTRALVGENFIIIYRLSMLDLVEGGSSIEEVIQLAKEIEKAGATIINTGIGWHEARIPTIATKVPRAAFTWVTEKLKGEVSVPLITSNRINTPEMAEHVLASGHADMVSMARPMLADAEFVLKASEGRSDEINTCIGCNQACLDHIFSMKIATCLVNPRACYETELIFKEAQNQKKIAVIGAGPAGLSFAVYAADRGHQVKIFEASTQIGGQFNIAKTVPGKEEFYETLRYFNRQIELRPNIELVLNHKATYEELSRSDFDEIVVATGVTPRQLQFEGIDHPKVLSYLQVLKERVPVGQRVAIIGAGGIGFDTAEYLTHEGESGSLNPEKFYEEWGIDTHYEHVGGLKQPKVEASEREIYLLQRKASSVGAGLGKTTGWIHRTGLKNRNVKMLAGAQYDKVDDQGLHITVDGKPTVLEVDNVVICAGQESFTAMYDQLKADGKNVHLIGGAKEAGELDAKRAIRQGAELAAVL
- a CDS encoding nuclear transport factor 2 family protein, which produces MTLETTKQSLEKWHHMIQSNDLSNLNDLLADDVVFRSPVAYKPYEGKQVVFFILTNVIQVFQNFTYHREFYTEDGENVVLEFSANVSGKSLKGIDMIRFNEDGKIIDFEVMIRPMSGLAALAEQMGARITQFKPQ